In Candidatus Moanabacter tarae, the genomic stretch AAAGCGGTTTCTAGGTTAACTTAAAATAGGAAATTGCAGTTGCGCGGATCTTTAAATGCGATAATTAAAACCCATTAGACAGTAGGGAACCGATTCCTACCTTTCTAACCAAACTGGGGAACGTGTCATCACTGAAAACCTTTGGAGCAAACGATGTCCACTTACTTTTTTAATCGTCTATCATTAAGCATTGTCACCATAGTTTTTCTTTCATTAACAGCATTTGCGGAAGAGCATCCTTCAGAGCACCCCGAACACCCGAAGCATTCCGGGAAACACACTGAAAAAGTTGAGCCCAAAATTTCCAGCTTTCCCCCAGGTTCCGCCACAGCGCGTAGTATAGTAGGAGACATTGCAAGTGGGATAAAATCTCATATTAAAGCCGTGACAGAAGGGGGTGACGGCAAGTATAAATTAAATCATAAAGGCGCTATGTTGTCTCTCGAACTTGAGAAAGTACACGAGGACAAACTCGCTCAGCTGGACAACGGGTATTTTTTCGCCTGTACTGATTTCAAAGGAACCGACGGCAATACCTACGACATCGATTTCTTTCTCAGCGGCTCAAGAGGAGACATGTGGGTAACGGACGCAACAGTGCATAAAATTAACGGCTCCCCACTCTATACTTGGCGCCAACATTCCAATGGGAAGTGGGTTAAGGATCCTGTTTCCAAATAGATAACTCCAACTTTGAAGGCCTGTTCTTAACTTAATGGGAACTTCTAAAACACCCGTGTCAGTTCGCTATTGGGATTCAATTATCAAGGCAAGGATGTTTCACCACGTTGCTTCGAAGTGGTTTTTTCTTCTCTTTTTGCCTATACGCTTTCGATCTCTACTTCGGAGGCATCACATTTGCCGACAACCACCTTTAAGGACTCAGTACAGCATTCAAGTATTCTAACTGGACTTTGAATTCGTATATAGGGCGAAAATTCCACTGATTGAGAAGTCGGCTTTGCTATGGATCCCGGTAGCCACTTCAGACGCGTTTCAGGAAGTCGCACTGATCGATATTGAATCTCCCCTTTCGGGAAAGACAATCACGGACCGAGACTTTGGTAATCGTTTACTCTACTTCAAGCTCGACAAGAAATACACTGGAAGCGAAATCGTCTTGCGCTACCAAGTTAAACGTCGAGAGAAATCACCATATGTGTCCTCCGAAATAGAATTGGCTAATTATCTTTGTCCCGAACGGCTCACGCCGTTCCATTTAGAATTCAAACGCCTCGCGGAAAAAGAAATCGACAGCAAGATAGGGCAACAAGCAAAGGCCCGTGATCTCTATGAGCACGTACTTAGGCGAATGAGGTACGACAAGAGCGGCATTGGTTGGGGTCGAGGAGACGCACTCTACGCTTGCGATGTGAAGACAGGAAATTGTACAGACTTCCATGCCTATTTTATATCTCTTTCGAGATCAGTGGGTATTCCAGCACGGTTCTCCATTGGGGCAACAATACCTACCGGAAAAGACGAAGGCCCTGTGGGAGGTTACCATTGTTGGGTAGAATTCTACGCTGACGGAAAATGGTTTCCCATCGACATCAGCGAAGTATGGAAAACCCCTTCCTTGACGAATTATTATTTCGGAAATCAGCCGGCCAATCGAATCGGATTTACCCGGGGACAAGATCTTATCGTGACACCGTCCCCTTCAAGCGGGCCAATAAATTTTCTTATCTATCCTATTCTTGAGGTCCAAGGTAGAGAACAAGTCCTGATTCCCAATCTATGGTTTAAGAGGATTTAAAAAGGGGACGGGCCCTTAATACTAAAACAAGCCCGACGAAGAAACTCTTATCAAGGACACTATAAAATAAATTACTGGGCATCAAAATCTTTCAGCTCTCTTCGTGAGAAAAGAAAGAAAGCACCAAACCTAACTGCACGACGGATATCATCTAAGATTAGGTAGCAAATCGGTACAAGTATGAGGGTGATACCAGTGGCAAAAAGAACCCCAAACCCAAGGGAAGTAGCCATCGGAATCAGAAACTGGGCCTGAAGACTTGATTCCAAAAGAATTGGGACAAGCCCAAAAAAGGTTGTAAGCGAGGTCAAAATAATGGGCCGAAATCGCGCAACACCTCCTTCCCATACAGCTTCTCTGATTTCGCAGTCCTCTCGTCGAAGGCGATTAATGTAGTCAACCAACACTAGGGAATCATTGACCACCACACCAGTTAAGGCAATAACACCTAAAAAAGAAAGAATACTGAGATTCTGAAATGTAATAAAGTGACCGAATATGGCTGCTGCTATCCCAAAAGGGATTACCGCGATGACAATGAGTGGCTGCATATAGCTTCTGAAAGGAATCGCCAATAGGATATAAATGACCACCGAGACCATAACTACTCCCCTCTTGATTACAGGAAGGATTTCAGCCATCTCCTTGGCTTCTCCCGACTTCAAAGATACAATCTGGGGAAATTGATCTAGGATCTGCGCCAAAGGACCTTCATTCGAATAGAGTTCGTTGTTTATGGCACTAACATCGGCCACGTCTTTGTCAGCATCCGCTTGAATATTGATTACCCTCTGACCATCAATTCGAACGATAGAGGAATATCCATCCCCGACCTGGATATCCGCTACTTCAGAGATTGGGATTTCGGCACCTTCGGGAGATCTGATCCTCATCGACTCGAGATGGCCCAGTGAAATCCGCTCCTGCGCTGGGTAACGGACCATTATCCTAATGTCTTCTCGATTCCGTTGCACTCGCTGCACTTCCTCGCCATAAAAACCCTGGCGGATCTGCCGGGCCAGATCAACGGAACTTAATCCCAGGATACGAGCCTGATCTTTGAGCCTGATTTTGATCTCCTTTTTACTTTCTGTGAACGTATCTCGGATGTCGTAAAGGCCCTTATATTCGGCTAATTGCCTACGAACCTTGTTGGCAGCATTCCTAAGATCCTCAAAATCCGGGCCTGTGAGACGAATATCAACAGGTAACCCCGTGGGGCCGCCAGCATTGCCTCGAATCGTTAATTTTCTCGCCCCAGGAACGGCTCCGATCGCCTCGCGCCAACGTCTTGATATTTCGAACGCATTTGAATCCCTTACCTCACTTTTTGACAATTCCACAAACATCGAACCAATGTTGCTGGCAGAAAAGGTGGATCCCATAGATTCCACATTAGCTGCCATTGGGACATACCCTAGGAAAACCCCTTTGTTCTTTACCGGATCCGGCTTCCCAGACCTGATCTCTTCCTGGGAAATATTGTGTAAAGATTCCTCTATATGATTCAGAGCGCGTTTAGTTTCTGCGAGAGGAATTCCTTCGGCCATTTTCAATTCAAGCATAAAATAGTCGGAAGGAATATTGGGGAAGAAAACGAAGCGCACCCAACCTCCAAGGGTGAAACCTACTGATATAATCAATAGAGCAACGAAAATTGCTAAAGTTACATACCGATGCTCCATCGCTCGGTTTAGTATCTTGCGATACCGGGTGTTGATGAAATTTTCGAGACCATCTGAGAACCAGCGTTGTAATCTAAAAAGAGGATTGAATCTCCCCCGTCGAACTCGTTCATCGAATCGGCACAAGGAAAGATGGTATGGAAGCACCAACTTGCTCTGGATCAGAGAAAATATCAGCGTAGGAATAACCACCAGAGGCACCGAGACAAAAAACTTTCCAATGAGCCCTGGCAGCGCAAAAATCGGAATAAAAGCGGCAATCGTAGTGATAACTGCGAAAGTGACAGGAGTACTAACTGCGTGAGTTCCCCTAATAGCACTCTCCGCGCCTGGCCCGTTTCGTTGGTACTCAGTGAATACGCTTTCTCCCACTACGATAGCATCATCAACCACAATTCCAAGAACGAGGACGAAGGCAAAAAGAGAAATCATATTAATAGTAAGACCGATTGCAGGAGCAATCATGAGAGTGCCCAAAAAGCTAACGGGTATCCCAATGGCTACAAAGACCGCGAGCGACGGGCGCAGAAAAATGGCGAGAGCAAGAATAACCAACACAAAGCCATAGAACCCATTTTTCATCAGCATATTCAAACGGTCCTGAAGATAAAATGAGAAATCACCCCAAGCAACCAACTCGACACCTTCGGGCAACCAAGTTCCCTTGGCGTCCTCAACGTAAGAGTAAATCTTATGAGCAATATCAAGTGGATCCTCACGGCCAACCTCTTCAATCTTAACGAGAGTCGCCGAATGCCCATTGAAACGGCTGAAGAGATCCTGATCTTCGAAAGCGTCACGAACATCCGCCACATCATTTAAATATATCCGAGTTCCATCAGGATGCGTGAGGAGAACGATTTCCTCAAAATCGGGGCCGGTGTAAGCTTGTTCTTTGGTCCGCAATTGAATTTCCCCGCCCGATGCCTTGATCGTACCACCAGGTAAATCTAGTGAACTGCGCCGGATTGCCTGTACGACCGCATCGAAGCTGATCCCGTACCTCCGCATCTGCTCCTCTGAAACCTCGATCGATATTTCGTAGTTTCTCGCGCCCTGGACAAAAGCCCGGGAGATCCCCGGAATTCTGACGACGTCATCCCGAATTTTCTCTGCCAAGGCCTTGAGGTTCTTTTCATCCGCTTCCCCATAAACGGCAACCCATATGATATCACGATCAAAAAGGAGCTCTTCCACAATGGGTCGCTCCGTCTCTGCTGGGAAGGATGGAATAGCATCTACTCGAGCCCTGATCTGATCTTTAACAGATGTGACATCGTAGCCCTTATTTACGGTGACTGCCACGGACCCATGGCCTTCGTAAGCAGTTGCCATTATCTCTTTTATTCCGTTAATCCCCTCAATAGCCTCTTCGATGCGAATAATAACCGCTTCTTCAATTTCCGAAGGTGACGCACCCGGGTAGGGAACTCGCACTACTACTGTGTCGAGGGAAAAGAAGGGAAACATCTCTCGCTTAACGGTGAGTACTGAATAGCCGCCACCGAATACCAGTAGCAGCATTAACAGATTAGCCGCGACTCCGTTACGAGTGAACCAAGCAATCATGGGAGGTCTTTAGCTTCCCTTGGGAGGGCATCTCCAGAAATATTTTCTACGATGACTTCCATACCCTCGATTGCGAATACTAAAGGAGTTATACAGACGAGATCACCCTCGTTCAACCCTTCAGCGACAACCACTTTATCGATCCCCTTGCGCACAACTCTTACAGGACGTATCTGCAGGCGGGCCTGGGCATCTATCACGTAGACAAGCTGATTGTGTAATGAACCTCGAGGAATGATCGCTGCATCCTTGATAAGATGTCCTAAGATACGGGCTCGGACAAATTGTCCTGGTTTCAGGGGTGGTTCGTCGGAAGCTCCGGCCCGAGAAAACGGCTTCAAAACCTTAGCTACAACGACGGTTTGCCGCGTTGAAACCTCAATGGCACCCTCAACTCGATCAACAAATCCAAGCCGAGAAATACGTCTTCCAGCATAGTCGAATTCAAGGATGACTTCCGGTTTATCTGAGGCGTTAATGTCATCCTGATATTGCTCCGGTAATTCCACAAATGCCGCCTCCTCTGCCGAAATCGGTAGCCGAACTTCGGCCACATCGACCGAATAGATACGCGCTAAAGGGGTCACTCGCGCGGCTACCACCTGACCGATGTCCACAGACTTTTCCCTTACGCGTCCAGTATAGGGAGCGCGAATTGTTGTTAAGCGAAGATTGCGTTCCGCCACTTCAAGAGCCGCCTCAGCCGCTTCCATCTCCATCTTCGCCCTAAAGACCTGAGGCTTTCTCAGGGCTAAATCACCCCCTTCTCCTAACCCAAGATCGTTCCAATCATCACGAGCCTGCTCCGCGAAGGCACTTTCCTGCTTAAAAACGAGTCTGGCTTGGGCGAGTCTGCTTCTAGCTTCTGCACGCAGAGCCCGATATTCAGTAGAATCAATCTCAAGGAGCACTTCGTTCTCGTGAAAGAATTTTCCAGGAAAGAAGTTAGGAGAAACCGCAACAATAACACCCGAAACCTCGCTGGTTAGGCTCGTTTCCGTCCGAGGCTGAACAGTGCCGTGAGTCACCACTTCCAACCGATGAGATTCTAGCTGTACTCTGACAACCTCAACCCTCGGAAGGACCGGAAGATCTTCTTTCTCCTCAGGCCTAGACCGCAACTTGTCCATATAGATGGCAAACAAAACTGCGACACCTAGGATAACAAAAGACAGAATGATCGACCTTAAAACACCTCTAGTTCGCGAATTCATTTCTCAATTTAGTAACCCCTATAAATTACTAGGATCCTATAGGGCATACTCAATTTAACTGACCCAATTAAGTCAGCAGGCCAGGTCGAGATTCTTCGACAAGTTAATTCTTTAACCAATATAAAATTATCTTTTTAATTTCCCCATTCGGTCAAGAATCTTTATTTTGGTGCACTGCTCAAACTCACGAATAAGTTTGTTAGGGTTTCGAATGCGGTCCGGGAGACAGAGTTTAAGTCCTATTCCTAACAGAATTCTTGATACTTATCCTTTGCCATGATTCCATGAGGTATGAAAGTTTGTGCACCAATGGAATCGGGGCTTCCAGACTACTCAATTAGATTAACAAGGCCACCATTTGAAAACCTGAGTGATATGGACCTCACCAAAAATATCGATGTTCACAAAATATAGCCCGAAGAATCATTTCGAAATCATTGGGAACCAGCCCCAGTATTTCCTCGATGACAGCATAATCGAATGGGTTAAGAATATCAAACGAACCCATCACGTGGCGGAAAAATATAACGGAAATCCCGTTATTCGACGTGACCAGCCTTGGGAGGCTTGGCTTCATTTCAACACAACAGTGACTCTATTGCGTGACGATGATGGCCGTTTCCGTTGTTGGTATACCGACGTCACAAATCTCAGTTTTGAAGGAGGTGGTGCCGATGCTCTATACAAGCCGAAATTGAGTTACGCCGAGTCGACTGATGGCATCCAATGGGAAAAGCCTAACCTCGGCATGGTTAAGATCGACGGGAGAGACACCAATCGTATCGACTGGGAAGCAGCTCCGGGACAACCAGTAGCACTGACAGTAATCCGCGACCCCATTGATCCTGATCCGAAAAGGCGCTATAAGATGGCCTACCTTCCGGAAGCCTACAACGTCAACGTACCAAAGAAAAGTGTCATGGCGCATTCCCATTCGCTGGGACTGTGTATTGCTTACTCATCAGATGGGTTCCACTGGGAACATGAAGAGCGAAACCCGGTACTTGATATTTGGGGGAGTGACGTGCTGACCATGACCTACGATATGGAATACGAGCGCTACGTCATTTATGGTCGTTGCCACTATATGGCAGAATCCGGTAACCCTTCTTCTGACCAATGGTTTACGCCTTACTATCCTGCTCAACCAAACGGATGGGTTTCTAAGAGAGCCATCTACCGTATAGAGAGCACTGACCTGATCCATTGGTCAGAACCAAAACGGGTGCTAACGCCAGGTACGCTCCACAACCTTGACGATCAGTTCTACTCGTTGGCCTACTTTCGGCTCGGGCGTTACCATTGCGCCCTGATGCCCGTGTTTCATGCGGTCGACAATACTAAGGACACTGAATTAGTATACAGCCACGACGGAATAGAATGGCACCATTATCCGCGAGAACCTTGGAGGATTCAGCGGGGAGGCCAGGGGACCTGGGACGAGTTTCAAATCGATACCGTTATCCCACCTTTGCGATTGGGAGATCATCATTTGGTATTTTATGGCGGCGCTGATTTTCATCACGATTGGGCAATGGTAGGAAAAGCCCAGGGCCTCGACACGCCGGAGGTAAATTATTCTCTGGAACAGTTGAACGAGAGTTTGGGGCTGGCAACCTTCCGCGCCGACGGATTCGTGTCATTGGACAGTGGTCTGCGCGAGGGAATCATCACCACCACACCTTTCTTCTCAACGGGAGAACAACTAATTATAAATGCCCGCTGTCACAGCAAAGGCTATATCGAAGTAGAAATCACCGATATCATGGATGAGGTTTGGAAAGGTTTTTCGCGCTCCGACTGCAAGCGATTCACCGGTGACGAAACATCTCACGTGGTGGCTTGGAAAGGGCAGTCGGGAATTAATATGGTTCCCGGATACACAAGGGTTCGATTTTATATGAAGAATGCAGAGTTATATTCATTTCGAGTGGATAAGCTGTGATCAGGGAAGCCTGACAGCAATTATCTGAAACGTAACGATATAACTTGAATAATTGTTTTCCCACGGTGTTCTCCAACGCTATTCTTTCTATCCTTCGCGCTATAAACTCCAGCTAGAGGAAAACTTGGTGGGAGTTTTCTATTATCGGCGAACAATTTCTGTTCTCGGACATTTGTCTCTATTTACTTTGTGGATCCTGCAGACAAAATTGTACCTTCAAAAATTCCCCTTGGCAACACACTCTCCTATCATACCGTTCATTCCTAAACGAACCTGGGACTTCTTAACAGTAAATTCTCCCTCATGAAGAACAACTCAAAGATTGCATCTCCCAACCTTCATTAATCATTTTTGCACTATGAAGCTGGAATGGATCCTCTATTTTCTTCTCGTCCTCTGGTCCCTCCAGGGATTCTACGGCTGGTTGAATCTTTGGCTTTATCGAACTCGAATGCGTATTCAGGATGAAGAACTTGATCAACCACTAGGATCCCCCCCTCTTCCAGCAATACTAATGGCTCCGATGAAAGGAATTCGGCATAATTTTGAATTCTATATAAACGGTCTCCTCAATCAGGACTATCCGGATTACCATCTAGTATTTACCATTGAATCGACTAATGACCCCCTGTATCTAAGGCTTAGAACCAGGTTGGGGTTAACAGATGAAATACTGCTTTGGTCTCCATATGCAGGACCGCCACCGGATGGGTCATCTGTACAAGTTAGTCCAGGTCTGCGGAAAATCCAACTCATAGTGGTTGGTCTTTGCTATGAGGGCTCACAGAAAGTACACAATCAGCTAAGAGCTCTTCAAGAACTGAGAGAAGAGGACCGTCTGATTGCCGCCTCTGACGCTGACATTAATCCTCCTCAAAACATGCTATCTCGTTTACTGAAACCGCTTAATCAAGGTACTCACGTCGCCGCTACAGGCTATCGCTGGTTGATTCCCCTCAACCGCCATTTCGGGATGTGGACTGCTTCCGTGGTAAATTCTTCGGTAGCAACCATGGGAGGTCCTGAGTGGTGTAACCTAATGTGGGGGGGGGCCCACGCTCTCACCCGTGAAGCCCACGAGGAGATCGGAATGACTGAGAAACTCAAGGGAGCCTTCAATGACGATCTTCAAACAGCTCACCACGTCCGATATAAAGGAAATAAAATCGCCTATATTCGCTCCCTTATGCTTCCGAGCTTGGAAAAATACAACTGGATAACCATGTTCGAGTTCGGATGGAGACAATATTTTCACGTCCGCATCTATGCTCCGTGGGCATGGTGGTCCACCCTAATAATAACGGCCCTATACATTTCTGGATCTGCTGCTGCCTGGGTGTCGCTGATCACCGGTGATTTCAAAATTCTACTGCCCATTGGAATTGTCTTCCTTTTCAATCAAATGCGAGCTTCAGAACGGATCTCCCTCCAAAAGACTCTCTTTCCCGAGAAGGATTTGAATCGTCTCAAACCAACCTTCATTCTTGAAAAGTTTGGTACCTTTTTCTACATGACTGTCCATTTCCTCATGGTTTGTCGGTCCCGAATCGGGAACAAGGTTATCTGGTCTGGAGTAATTTACAGAGTAAAGGGGAGGCAACAAGCAACAGTTGTGAGCAGATCTGATGAGTCGTAATTAGATAGAAACTTCAGGCACCCTGGATCTAAGTCGTGGCGTATTAGGAACACAAGTGAGTCACAGGGTTTTAGCCACTGTTACCCAAAGGCAACTCTGTCGGCTTATCTCTTGCTTATCCTCCCAAGCCAAATTTGTTTGGCACGGCCAACCTCATCTCGTAGTGATCCAGGCTTGAAACATCAACATTAGTGCATGAATCTCAAGGGACGATGAAAAATTCGATAAATTCTCGGAAAATTGGAGTAACCGAATTGGAGGTAACCTCCTTGGGCTTCGGCGCAGCCCCTATTGGAGATCTCTTCCAAAAGCTTGCCGAACCAGAAGCCGAATCCATTCTGAATGCTGCCTGGAACTCCGGCATCCGTTACTTCGATACTGCGCCCTTCTATGGCCATGGAAAGAGCGAGCTTAGAGTCGGCCAATTTCTTCGACAAAAGGATCGGGACGAGTTCGTCCTCTCAACCAAAGTGGGCCGAGTGCTTCGCGCCCCCAAGGACCCCGCGAACTTCAAGTCAGATTTCTGGATCGATGCCATTTTTGATTTTCAATTCGACTATACCTATGACGGGGTGATGCGCTCCTTTGAGGATAGCCTACAACGCCTTGGACTCAATCGAATCGACGTATTGCTGATTCATGATCTCGACCCCTGGTTCCATGGTCCAGACGTATTCAATGCATACTTTGGGCAACTTCTTTCGGGAGGTTACCAAGCTCTTCAAGATCTTAAAAATAGCGGTGCGATAAGAGCGTTCGGTGCCGGGGTAAACCTCCCTGGGACAATACCCAAGTTCCTGGACTCAATGGATCTCGATCTCTTCATAGTCGCTATGCCCTATACCCTCCTTGACCAAGGTGCGCTGGATAGCGAGTTTCCACGATGTGCAGACCGCAGCGTTGGCATTGTCATCGGATCTCCCTTTGCCTCCGGCATACTCGCGACTGGTCCTATTGAAGGAGCTGTCTACGGTTACAAACCCGCCAGTCCGGAAATAATGGAAAAAACATGCCGCATAGCATCTGTTTGCAAAAAACATGGCGTCTCTCTTCGTTCGGCTGCAATGCAGTTTCCCCTCGCCCATCCAATCGTCGCTGCTATAATCCCGGGCTCAATCAAACCGGAATACCTCCCAACCAATCGCGATGATTTTATCCGTGAGATCCCATCAGGCCTTTGGGACGAATTGAGAAAGGACGGTCTTATTAGGGAAGACGCCCCAACGCCCTAGGAAATCGGGTTTGCAACGATTCTTATGGGAAAAGTTATTCTGCCTACATTACACTGTTGAGTTACCTCGGGAATTTTTCAAATGGATCCTTTTTCGAATTCGGGTCCTTCACTCCAGTATTTGTACTCTCTTTCATTAAGCTAAGAACGAAAAAGAATTCCTATTCGAGGACAGAAGAAACGTAGATTAGCAAAACAAACCCACTGTATACGGGGGATGATTTCTATAGCTAACCAGTTCACATTTTGCGAATTCCAATGGCATAGTTGCTTAGAGGAACGTGAACGCTTCTCTCCGACGATACTCAGGTCAGAATTCCGCGTTACCCGGAGTTCGGGGGAACGGAATGACATCCCGGATATTGGAAACACCAGTGACGAACATCAACATCCGGTCGAACCCGAGTCCGAAACCGCTGTGAGGAACCGTGCCGTAGCGCCGGAGGTCTAGATACCACCAGTAGTCCGTCTTGTCGATTTCATGCCGATCCATGTTTTCCTCGAGCAGATCGAGTCGTTCCTCACGCTGACTGCCACCAATTAATTCTCCGATGCCAGGAACAAGGACATCCATGGCTCGAACTGTCTTCTCATCGTCATTTACCCTCATGTAAAAGGGCTTTGAGGCACGGGGGAAATCATAGATTGAAACCGGAGATTCAAAGTGTTCTTCAGTAAGATATCGCTCGTGCTCGGATTGCAAATTACCTTCCTCCTCAATTGGATATTCGAAGGTCTTGTTGGAGGCCTTCAGAACCTCGATCGCCTCAGCATGAGAAACTCGGAGGAAGGGCCTCTCTGAAACAAACCGCAGACGTTCTCTCAAACCCCTATCAACGTAGCGCTCAAAAAGGACCAGGTCATCAGCGCAATTCTCTACAACATCATCAACCAGGAATTTAACGAATTCCTCTGCCAACTTGATATTCCCCTCTAAATCGCAAAAAGCCATCTCCGGTTCAATCATCCAAAATTCACTTGCATGGCGTGATGTGTTTGAATTTTCCGCCCGAAAAGTAGGTCCAAAGGAATAGACGTTTGAGAGAGAGAGGGCAAAAGCCTCCACTCCAAATTGGCCGCTTACGGTAAGATAGGTTGGCCGAGAAAAAAAATCCTTTGCATCATTAACTTCCCCTTTTTCAATAGGGAGAGCAGCCGAGTCCAAAGACGTTACTTGGAAAAGTTCACCCGCGCCCTCACAGTCGCTCGAAGTAATTATCGGAGTGTGGACATAAATAAATTTCCGATCTTGGAAGAATCTATGCACAGCATAAGAAAGATGATTGCGGATACGGAACACGCACCCAAAAAAATTAGAACGAGGTCGGAGGTGCGCAATCTCTCTGAGATATTCATTACTATGTCGCTTCTTCTGAAGTGGATACGATTCTTCCGCCTTCCCAATCAACTTAACCGTCTCTGCTTTAATCTCCCATCTCTGTCCCTTGCCCTCAGACTCAACAAGACTCCCTTTTACCGCAACTGCCGAACCCGTGCTAATCGAAACTGATTTGGCACCCTCAAGAAGGGAGGACTCAACGATAACTTGAATGTTCTTAAGGCAGGTACCGTCGTTAACTTCAACAAATGAGAGTTCTTTCGTATCACGGCGAGTACGCACCCAGCCTTGTATCAATACTGAGTCGATTTCTGAGTCACTTCTCAGAGCATCAATAATTCGCGTCCTTCGCATTACACAAGCAATCTACC encodes the following:
- the mexB gene encoding Multidrug resistance protein MexB → MIAWFTRNGVAANLLMLLLVFGGGYSVLTVKREMFPFFSLDTVVVRVPYPGASPSEIEEAVIIRIEEAIEGINGIKEIMATAYEGHGSVAVTVNKGYDVTSVKDQIRARVDAIPSFPAETERPIVEELLFDRDIIWVAVYGEADEKNLKALAEKIRDDVVRIPGISRAFVQGARNYEISIEVSEEQMRRYGISFDAVVQAIRRSSLDLPGGTIKASGGEIQLRTKEQAYTGPDFEEIVLLTHPDGTRIYLNDVADVRDAFEDQDLFSRFNGHSATLVKIEEVGREDPLDIAHKIYSYVEDAKGTWLPEGVELVAWGDFSFYLQDRLNMLMKNGFYGFVLVILALAIFLRPSLAVFVAIGIPVSFLGTLMIAPAIGLTINMISLFAFVLVLGIVVDDAIVVGESVFTEYQRNGPGAESAIRGTHAVSTPVTFAVITTIAAFIPIFALPGLIGKFFVSVPLVVIPTLIFSLIQSKLVLPYHLSLCRFDERVRRGRFNPLFRLQRWFSDGLENFINTRYRKILNRAMEHRYVTLAIFVALLIISVGFTLGGWVRFVFFPNIPSDYFMLELKMAEGIPLAETKRALNHIEESLHNISQEEIRSGKPDPVKNKGVFLGYVPMAANVESMGSTFSASNIGSMFVELSKSEVRDSNAFEISRRWREAIGAVPGARKLTIRGNAGGPTGLPVDIRLTGPDFEDLRNAANKVRRQLAEYKGLYDIRDTFTESKKEIKIRLKDQARILGLSSVDLARQIRQGFYGEEVQRVQRNREDIRIMVRYPAQERISLGHLESMRIRSPEGAEIPISEVADIQVGDGYSSIVRIDGQRVINIQADADKDVADVSAINNELYSNEGPLAQILDQFPQIVSLKSGEAKEMAEILPVIKRGVVMVSVVIYILLAIPFRSYMQPLIVIAVIPFGIAAAIFGHFITFQNLSILSFLGVIALTGVVVNDSLVLVDYINRLRREDCEIREAVWEGGVARFRPIILTSLTTFFGLVPILLESSLQAQFLIPMATSLGFGVLFATGITLILVPICYLILDDIRRAVRFGAFFLFSRRELKDFDAQ
- the bepD gene encoding Efflux pump periplasmic linker BepD — protein: MNSRTRGVLRSIILSFVILGVAVLFAIYMDKLRSRPEEKEDLPVLPRVEVVRVQLESHRLEVVTHGTVQPRTETSLTSEVSGVIVAVSPNFFPGKFFHENEVLLEIDSTEYRALRAEARSRLAQARLVFKQESAFAEQARDDWNDLGLGEGGDLALRKPQVFRAKMEMEAAEAALEVAERNLRLTTIRAPYTGRVREKSVDIGQVVAARVTPLARIYSVDVAEVRLPISAEEAAFVELPEQYQDDINASDKPEVILEFDYAGRRISRLGFVDRVEGAIEVSTRQTVVVAKVLKPFSRAGASDEPPLKPGQFVRARILGHLIKDAAIIPRGSLHNQLVYVIDAQARLQIRPVRVVRKGIDKVVVAEGLNEGDLVCITPLVFAIEGMEVIVENISGDALPREAKDLP
- the pld1_2 gene encoding Pyridoxal 4-dehydrogenase, producing the protein MKNSINSRKIGVTELEVTSLGFGAAPIGDLFQKLAEPEAESILNAAWNSGIRYFDTAPFYGHGKSELRVGQFLRQKDRDEFVLSTKVGRVLRAPKDPANFKSDFWIDAIFDFQFDYTYDGVMRSFEDSLQRLGLNRIDVLLIHDLDPWFHGPDVFNAYFGQLLSGGYQALQDLKNSGAIRAFGAGVNLPGTIPKFLDSMDLDLFIVAMPYTLLDQGALDSEFPRCADRSVGIVIGSPFASGILATGPIEGAVYGYKPASPEIMEKTCRIASVCKKHGVSLRSAAMQFPLAHPIVAAIIPGSIKPEYLPTNRDDFIREIPSGLWDELRKDGLIREDAPTP
- the asnS gene encoding Asparagine--tRNA ligase, with the translated sequence MRRTRIIDALRSDSEIDSVLIQGWVRTRRDTKELSFVEVNDGTCLKNIQVIVESSLLEGAKSVSISTGSAVAVKGSLVESEGKGQRWEIKAETVKLIGKAEESYPLQKKRHSNEYLREIAHLRPRSNFFGCVFRIRNHLSYAVHRFFQDRKFIYVHTPIITSSDCEGAGELFQVTSLDSAALPIEKGEVNDAKDFFSRPTYLTVSGQFGVEAFALSLSNVYSFGPTFRAENSNTSRHASEFWMIEPEMAFCDLEGNIKLAEEFVKFLVDDVVENCADDLVLFERYVDRGLRERLRFVSERPFLRVSHAEAIEVLKASNKTFEYPIEEEGNLQSEHERYLTEEHFESPVSIYDFPRASKPFYMRVNDDEKTVRAMDVLVPGIGELIGGSQREERLDLLEENMDRHEIDKTDYWWYLDLRRYGTVPHSGFGLGFDRMLMFVTGVSNIRDVIPFPRTPGNAEF